The genome window AACAAAAGACGCGGCCTTGGCTTATGGGAGGGAGTATAAACAACGGTCCTCTCCAAGAGGCGAACGATTTGTTCCCTTCGATTCGTTCATCGCCTACATGGCCTCCTGTATCGCAGCCCATGCGGCGACGAATGTAGACATCTATTGGGATCGTCGCACAGATCTGGATCAAATCAAGGCATCGTTTGATGAACACATCGCCCGCCAATCCGCCACACAAAGATATCGAAATGTGGCTGAGCGTGTGTCGTTTAAGGGGCGCGCACAAAATGACTTGGCGTTGATTACACGTCTGGCCGGGGTCCTTGCCGGCGATGTTTGGAGATACTTTGAGTCACACGGCCCCAAGATATGGACTGCCCTCGACGTTACAGGTCTGCCGGGGGAATATGATCCGCACATGACCATTGATGATCCCGACGTGACAGGGCCTCCTTGTGTCGCCGTCTTCATGGAACGACTCATTAAGGTAGCGCCCGTGCGGACCTCGGTCACGAGTATGTTGCAGGGGTATTACATGCGATTCCTAAAAAATGAGAACAAGGAGAACCTACTTTCGTTCGGTGATCCTCATGGACGCCTGGGAATAATCGGGATAGTCAATGGCCACCACTGGAAGATCTATCAATTACCAGATTAAGAACGTATTTCCATTCGCTCGGGAAGTGCATTGCACGTAAGACGTGATAAGATAGACTATCACGAACTGAGAGTAGGGCTCACAGTTTGAGCTGCGCAAAAAGAACGACCCATGAGTGAAAAGACAATGACCCGGGCACAGTGGACCCAGCTGTGCGATCAGGTGGTTCTGGCTTGTGCCTCTCAACATTCACAACGCGCCTATCGTGCGTCAGCCTCGATGTATCGGGCGTGGGTTGCACGGACGAAGCTGATGCTGTTGTCGAAGACGACGGTTCTGCGCTACCGTGACTATCTGCTGCTCACCAAGAAGCTCGCTCCGAAATCGATCAATCTCCATCTAACTGTCCTTCGCCGTCTAGCGCATGAAGGGATGGCCGAACAAGTGCTCGATACCCCGACAGGAATGGCAATTCTCCGCATTCCGATGGTTCCCAATCGTGGGGTTCGGGCTGGAGTGTGGTTGCCACGTGAACAGGCACAGCGCATCTTGAGTGGGCCGAACGTGCGGACGATCGTGGGCAAACGGGATTATCTCGTGTTGATGCTGATCCTGCGGTGTGGGCTTCGGCGGGCGGAAATTGCGCAGTTGGCGGTGACGGCGGTGCGCGAACGCGAGGGTCGATGGGTGCTCGCGAATCTGCGAGGCAAAGGGAAACGGCTTCGCACCCTTCCCCTCCCTGGCGTGGTGAAGAACGCCTGGGACCGGTGGGTCGAGGCGGCAGGGATTGAGTCCGGCCGAGTAATCCGAGCCATCAATCGCCACGGCAGCGTCTGGGGCAAGGGAGTGACGGAGGATACGATCTGGCGAATTGTTGGACGGTACGCACAGCTGGCCTTGGGGAAACATGTGGCTCCGCATGACTTGCGCCGTACCTTCGGCCGGCTGTGTTACGCACTGACCAAAGATATGCGGGAAATTCAGCAGCTGTATGGCCACAGTTCCGTGATGACGACTGAGAAGTACCTAGGCGTCGAGCCTCATCTCGTGGATTCGGTGACGGATCGGTTGGGACTGTCGTGATCGCCATCTCGATGAACAATACATCCTGAGGTGTTCCGATCGATGGTTGTGATGTTACTTCAGCGAATGCCGAAATCTACAGGTTGATTAGGTTTCGAGGATTCTCTTGAAGTAACTCGAGAAGAATAAGGTTTACTGGGGGGAATGTGGAAGAGAGAAATGAGTCGACTGATATGCAGCATTAGAATGTCCTAAGGACATTCTAATGCTGCATCACGAAGTCGTCAATACTAAAAGTGATATAAGCCTATAGTTGTAAAAGCGGTGGCTATATTGACAAGTCAGTATGGAGAGGTGTATATGTCCTTAGGACATATACACCTCTCCACGTATGCTTCGTGATCCTCGTTTCCTCAATGTTGTCACTTTGTAATTCCACGAAGGCTCTATCCAATGTCACTGGATCTTGCAGGTGCGGCAACCCTTGAAATTGGACGACTGACTCAGCCAGTTCTGACAGAGTATGAACTCGGTCGTCTTTTATTCGACCTTTACGACAAGAAACAGGTCGAAGGGCTGAAAATCGGACGATTAAAAAAGTCCGTCCCGGATATTGGTGATTTCGGATCGCTACTCCGCACCCTGCTGAGTCGAGGTATCTTGCGAAAGAGACGAGATTTCCGGGGGAGTGTGTACAATATTTTGGGGAAGACGCAGTTCACGCCAGAAGACATTTTGTGCTCGGTGGATCCGTTTGCCTATCTTTCACATCTGAGTGCGATGGCCTATCATGGGCTGACCAATCGAATTCTCACCACCATTTTTTATAGTACTCCCCAACAAACGAAATGGTCTAGCTTTGCGGTGCTCAGAATGAGGTCAGATCTCGGCGAGCACCTGCAAGCCTACCGTGACGGGAGTCTGCCTCGACTGACGCGCATCCGCTTTGCCCGAATTGACAAAAAACCAGTGCATAAGTACGCAAGCGCCCATACTGGTGCATTCAAAATCGGGAAGGAGCGAGTCCTACGAGTCTCGACAATCGGCCGAACATTTCTGGATATGGTTCGCGCCGCACACCTGTGCGGCGGGATTAATCATGTTATCGAAGTGTATGAGGCTCATGCGAGACAGTATGAAGCGTTGATTGTCGAGGAGATTGATCGACATGGCACGCTGATCGATAAAGCCCGAGCTGGGTATGTGCTCGATGAACGGTGTGGGATCACAGGGAACGCAACTATTGAGAAGTGGGCGACGACTGTCCAGCGGGGCGGTTCCCGGAAGCTGGACCCCCTTTCTGAATACAGCTCCCGCTATTCCGCACGCTGGTGCCTGTCACTTAATCACAGCTG of Nitrospira defluvii contains these proteins:
- a CDS encoding type IV toxin-antitoxin system AbiEi family antitoxin domain-containing protein, yielding MSLDLAGAATLEIGRLTQPVLTEYELGRLLFDLYDKKQVEGLKIGRLKKSVPDIGDFGSLLRTLLSRGILRKRRDFRGSVYNILGKTQFTPEDILCSVDPFAYLSHLSAMAYHGLTNRILTTIFYSTPQQTKWSSFAVLRMRSDLGEHLQAYRDGSLPRLTRIRFARIDKKPVHKYASAHTGAFKIGKERVLRVSTIGRTFLDMVRAAHLCGGINHVIEVYEAHARQYEALIVEEIDRHGTLIDKARAGYVLDERCGITGNATIEKWATTVQRGGSRKLDPLSEYSSRYSARWCLSLNHS
- a CDS encoding tyrosine-type recombinase/integrase yields the protein MSEKTMTRAQWTQLCDQVVLACASQHSQRAYRASASMYRAWVARTKLMLLSKTTVLRYRDYLLLTKKLAPKSINLHLTVLRRLAHEGMAEQVLDTPTGMAILRIPMVPNRGVRAGVWLPREQAQRILSGPNVRTIVGKRDYLVLMLILRCGLRRAEIAQLAVTAVREREGRWVLANLRGKGKRLRTLPLPGVVKNAWDRWVEAAGIESGRVIRAINRHGSVWGKGVTEDTIWRIVGRYAQLALGKHVAPHDLRRTFGRLCYALTKDMREIQQLYGHSSVMTTEKYLGVEPHLVDSVTDRLGLS